A DNA window from Acropora palmata chromosome 12, jaAcrPala1.3, whole genome shotgun sequence contains the following coding sequences:
- the LOC141860524 gene encoding hematopoietic prostaglandin D synthase-like, giving the protein MTGYKLYYFELRARGEICRLSFKAAKIDFEDIRLNREEWIKEKASGRPPLGQMPFIVTPEGKYLAQSGAIMRYICKKGGLSPSDEFNEAEANMIVDSTYDLRAKLIRIRFESDPDKKENLIKDFYKNELPARLGGYRAVLKDKDFLVGDKLTYADIALFELLNSFLADGEPVVPKELEKFPLLVEYYKRVLSVPQINDWVVNRDKCSLFP; this is encoded by the exons ATGACAGGTTACAAGCTCTATTACTTTGAATTACGCGCTAGAGGAGAAATCTGCCGTCTTTCCTTCAAAGCGGCGAAAATAGATTTTGAAGACATTCGACTAAATCGCGAGGAGTGGATCAAGGAGAAAGCAT CTGGTAGGCCTCCACTGGGTCAAATGCCATTCATTGTGACTCCTGAAGGAAAATACCTCGCACAGTCTGGGGCAATCATGAGGTACATCTGCAAGAAAGGAG GCCTGAGTCCATCTGATGAGTTCAATGAAGCAGAGGCAAACATGATAGTTGATAGTACCTATGATTTGCGTGCTAAATTGATCAGAATAAGATTTGAGAGCGATCCAGATAAAAAG GAAAATTTAATAAAGGATTTTTATAAAAACGAACTTCCTGCCCGACTTGGGGGCTACAGAGCAGTTCTTAAAGACAAGGATTTCTTGGTTGGGGATAAG TTGACCTATGCCGACATCGCCCTTTTCGAGCTCCTCAACAGCTTCCTTGCTGACGGCGAACCTGTAGTTCCCAAAGAACTCGAGAAGTTCCCATTGTTGGTGGAATATTATAAGCGAGTCCTCAGTGTGCCGCAGATAAATGACTGGGTCGTTAACCGGGACAAATGCAGTCTTTTCCCATGA